In Tistrella bauzanensis, a single genomic region encodes these proteins:
- a CDS encoding substrate-binding domain-containing protein: MTKIKIGLLISQSGPTGVWAPSCINSAILGAAEANAAGGIRGAEIDLVVRDAGWEPASAARLARDLIDVDGVSAIVAMVASNARRAISFAVAGRVPFIYTPNYERDEPEPTIAVSSTDDHLIPPMLAWIEQRFHARRFFLIGSDYRWPRRSMPMAGRMISTTGGHVVGMLARPLNAANIWDQRAIEDIRKTKPDVVLCFLVGDQGIPFYRAYGDAGLAALIPRCAIATDETVLTSLTPAAMEGLYAGACYFAASRTRPNTAFMERYWSSFGSYAPIPNFYGQSCYEGISFSLGLLQMGNTTDPQRLLHLPMNQVAYRSARFDTSMSNLARRLPVYIAEADGMSFAIIARF, encoded by the coding sequence ATGACCAAGATCAAGATCGGCCTGCTGATCTCTCAGAGCGGTCCAACCGGCGTCTGGGCCCCATCCTGTATAAACAGTGCAATTCTCGGCGCCGCCGAGGCCAATGCAGCCGGCGGTATTCGCGGCGCCGAAATTGATCTGGTCGTCCGTGATGCCGGCTGGGAGCCGGCATCGGCCGCGCGACTTGCGCGTGATCTCATCGATGTCGACGGTGTATCGGCAATTGTGGCGATGGTCGCCTCCAACGCGCGGCGCGCGATATCATTTGCCGTGGCCGGGCGCGTGCCGTTCATCTATACGCCGAACTATGAGAGGGACGAGCCCGAGCCGACGATCGCGGTCAGTTCCACAGATGATCATCTGATCCCGCCCATGCTCGCCTGGATCGAACAGCGCTTCCACGCCCGGCGCTTCTTCCTGATCGGCAGCGACTATCGCTGGCCTCGGCGGAGCATGCCGATGGCCGGCCGGATGATCTCGACAACGGGTGGTCATGTGGTCGGTATGCTGGCACGCCCGCTGAACGCCGCCAACATCTGGGATCAACGCGCCATCGAAGACATCCGGAAGACAAAGCCGGATGTGGTGCTGTGTTTCCTGGTCGGTGATCAGGGTATTCCGTTTTATCGGGCGTATGGCGACGCCGGGCTTGCCGCGCTGATCCCGCGATGCGCCATCGCCACAGACGAAACCGTTCTGACCAGTCTCACCCCCGCTGCCATGGAGGGACTTTATGCAGGCGCCTGTTATTTCGCCGCATCCCGCACGCGACCCAATACGGCCTTCATGGAACGCTATTGGTCATCCTTCGGGAGCTATGCCCCGATTCCGAATTTCTATGGCCAGTCGTGTTATGAAGGCATCAGCTTTTCGCTTGGTCTGCTTCAGATGGGCAACACGACCGATCCGCAACGCCTTCTGCACCTGCCGATGAACCAGGTGGCGTATCGTTCGGCGCGCTTCGACACCAGCATGAGCAATCTGGCACGGCGCCTGCCGGTCTATATCGCTGAAGCCGATGGCATGTCCTTCGCGATCATTGCCCGCTTCTGA